A genomic stretch from Flavobacterium humidisoli includes:
- a CDS encoding zeta toxin family protein — translation MKEKNLYIIAGCNGAGKTTASYSILPEILNCKEFVNADEIAKGLSPFQPETVSFEAGRIMLNRIDELLQKEVDFAFETTLSAKSYISIVKKAQSQGYFVTLIFFWLNSIELAKQRVKVRVMEGGHNIPEDVIERRYIRGIKNFFEIYLHKCDNVMLFDNSNKLPILVAEKEINEEIQITNENLFDEIKTFLKI, via the coding sequence TTGAAAGAAAAAAATCTATATATAATTGCGGGTTGTAATGGAGCTGGAAAAACAACTGCTTCATATTCAATACTGCCTGAAATTTTAAACTGTAAAGAATTTGTAAATGCTGATGAAATCGCAAAAGGTTTATCACCATTTCAACCTGAAACAGTAAGTTTTGAAGCTGGAAGAATAATGCTTAATCGAATAGATGAGCTATTACAAAAAGAAGTCGACTTTGCTTTTGAGACAACTCTTTCTGCAAAAAGCTATATTTCTATTGTAAAAAAAGCACAAAGTCAAGGTTATTTTGTAACATTAATTTTCTTTTGGCTCAACTCTATTGAATTAGCAAAACAAAGAGTTAAAGTAAGAGTAATGGAAGGTGGTCATAATATCCCCGAAGATGTAATAGAACGAAGATACATTCGTGGTATTAAAAATTTCTTTGAAATTTATCTTCACAAGTGCGACAATGTAATGTTGTTTGACAACTCAAATAAATTACCAATACTTGTTGCCGAAAAAGAGATTAACGAAGAGATTCAAATTACCAATGAAAATTTATTTGATGAAATAAAAACTTTTTTAAAGATATGA
- a CDS encoding SanA/YdcF family protein has product MKKYFKIFLYLAIIGLAAIVSVNYYVKSSTKKNIYYSIKRFPKNDVGIIFGAGINGNQPSKYLKDRLDAGIMLWKAKRINKILLSGDNGRDEYDELTVMKNYCFNHGVDTTKIFVDYAGFDTYSTMYRAKHIFKIKKATLISQEYHLNRAIYIGNKLGIKSVGYSANKGEYLGYNYVRFREYGSIFKSFFDVLRNRQPRFLGGEININRESNYSKEDKR; this is encoded by the coding sequence TTGAAAAAATATTTTAAAATCTTCCTTTACCTTGCAATTATTGGATTGGCCGCAATTGTTTCTGTAAACTATTACGTAAAATCTTCGACCAAAAAGAACATTTATTATTCCATTAAAAGATTCCCTAAAAATGATGTGGGAATCATTTTTGGTGCTGGAATTAATGGAAATCAGCCAAGTAAATATTTAAAAGATCGTCTTGACGCAGGAATAATGCTTTGGAAAGCAAAACGCATCAATAAAATTTTACTTTCTGGCGATAACGGCCGAGATGAATATGACGAATTGACCGTTATGAAAAACTATTGTTTTAATCACGGAGTTGATACCACAAAAATCTTTGTTGATTATGCAGGCTTTGACACTTACTCTACAATGTATCGAGCCAAACATATTTTTAAGATTAAAAAAGCAACTTTAATTTCGCAGGAATATCATTTGAACCGAGCGATTTACATTGGCAACAAACTCGGAATTAAATCAGTTGGATATTCGGCAAATAAGGGAGAATATTTAGGTTACAACTATGTTCGTTTTCGAGAATATGGTTCAATCTTCAAATCTTTTTTTGATGTTTTGAGAAATCGACAACCTCGTTTTTTAGGTGGAGAAATTAATATCAACCGAGAATCCAATTATTCGAAAGAAGATAAACGATAA